In Mustela nigripes isolate SB6536 chromosome 2, MUSNIG.SB6536, whole genome shotgun sequence, a single window of DNA contains:
- the LOC132009986 gene encoding exosome complex component RRP41, which produces MAGLELLSDQGYRVDGRRAGELRKIQARMGVFAQADGSAYIEQGNTKALAVVYGPHEIRGSRARALPDRALVNCQYSSATFSTGERKRRPHGDRKSCEMGLQLRQTFEAAILTQLHPRSQIDIYVQVLQADGGTSAACVNAATLAVLDAGVPMRDFVCACSAGFVDSTALADLSHVEEAAGGPQLALALLPASGQIALLEMDARLHEDHLESVLEAAARAARDVHTLLDRVVRQHVREASVLLGD; this is translated from the coding sequence ATGGCGGGCCTAGAGCTCCTGTCGGACCAGGGCTACCGCGTGGACGGACGCCGCGCCGGCGAGCTGCGCAAGATCCAGGCGCGGATGGGTGTGTTCGCGCAGGCCGACGGCTCGGCCTACATCGAGCAAGGCAACACCAAGGCGCTTGCGGTGGTCTACGGGCCGCACGAGATCCGGGGCTCCCGAGCACGAGCCCTGCCAGACAGGGCCCTGGTGAACTGTCAGTATAGTTCTGCGACCTTCAGCACAGGTGAACGCAAGCGGCGACCCCATGGGGACCGTAAGTCCTGTGAGATGGGCCTGCAGCTGCGCCAGACCTTCGAGGCGGCCATCCTCACACAGCTGCACCCACGCTCCCAGATTGATATTTACGTGCAGGTGCTGCAAGCAGATGGCGGGACCTCCGCAGCTTGTGTGAACGCAGCCACGCTGGCAGTGCTGGACGCTGGAGTACCCATGCGGGACTTTGTGTGCGCCTGCTCCGCTGGCTTTGTGGACAGCACGGCCCTGGCGGACCTCAGCCACGTGGAAGAGGCCGCTGGCGGTCCCCAGCTGGCCCTGGCCTTGCTGCCGGCCTCAGGCCAGATTGCGCTGCTTGAAATGGATGCCAGGCTCCACGAGGACCACCTAGAGTCGGTGCTGGAGGCCGCTGCCCGGGCTGCCCGGGACGTGCACACACTGCTGGACCGTGTGGTTCGACAGCATGTCCGTGAGGCCTCTGTTTTGTTAGGGGACTGA